The genome window gtcacagcttctcggagctctctcagccccacctacctcacagggtgtttgttgtgaggggggaagggcaaggagattgtcaggtccctttgagtctcctgcaggagagaaaggggggatataaatccaaactccaactcctcctcttcttcttcttcctcttcttcttcttctagtccttTTGGACTGCCCATAGAAAGGAAAATATTGTGATATTCCTATAACAAGAGAGgggtatttgtttgtttctctgttcAGGGTCTGGTGACCCTTGACCAGGTACCTGGACCAAAGAAGGCTTCATCAGGAAACCACTGAGGACAATTGTCACAATGTGATCTCTTTGTGTAAATCTCTCCTTTTAACTGATTGCTACATGCTGAAGGCAGAAGTCACTCCTTCAGAGAAGGACCGCAGCCCTGTTCTGCATGGCCTGGGCTAGTTCAAtatcatcagctcttggaagctaagcagggtcaattcTGTTTTGTACTTGGATGAGAATCCACCAAGGGAATCCAGGAGggctctgcagaggcaagcaatgaaaaataacctctgtctgtctcttgcctggaaaacctgccgggtcaccttaagtcagctgcgactttaGTCTCAGACTTCAGCTGTTCTCTAGTGTGTTTTTTCACTTCACACCATTACTGCCTTCCAATGCAATGCATGTGCCGACTGTTGAGTGGTTGTGGGGGTTTCACAAacaagaagcggggggggggggctttttgcaACTCTGCTTTCTCAACACTGAAAGAGGCTGTACAGAGAAATACGAGTACACTGACACTTCAGAGTCAAGCCTGAGACATCCACTCCGTTCCCTTCTGAACACTCATTTCCCAGCTGAGATAAGAGGTCATGTGGTCAAGAGATGTCACAATGTGggcagcgtggtggccaagtttgcggatgataccaaattatgtagggtggtgagaaccgcaaaggattgcgaagagctccaagcggaccttgataaattaggtgagtgggctcagaaatggcaaatgcagttcaatgtagcaaaatgtaaagtgatgcacataggggcaaagaatccaaacttcacatacatgctacaggggtcagtgctatcagtcacagaccaggaaagggatttgggcgtcttttgaagttgataattccatgggaatgtcaactcaatgcatggcagctgtgaaaaaggcaaactctatgctggggatcattaggaaaggagttgataataaaactgcaaggattgtcatgcccttatataaaactgcGTGGTCGCGACCTCAAGACTTGAAGTACTGTGGGCAATTCcgctctggtcgccacatctcaaagaaaaggggatatcaagagatagaaaaagaggtgcagagaagggcgcaaccttgaggatgattgaaggattggagcaccttccttatgaggagaggctgcagcgtttgggactctgtagtttggagaggagacgtctgagggggataagAGTGAAGTCGAGAAAAtaatgaatggggtagaaaatgttgacagaggtaaatttttctctctttctcacaatactagaaccagggggcattcattgaaaatgctggggggaagaattaggactcataaaaggaaacacttcttcacgcaacgtgtgattggtgtttggaatatgctgccacaggaggtggtgatggccactaacttggatagctttaaaaagggcttggacagatttatggaggagaagtcgatctatggctaccaatcttgatcctccttgatctcagattgcaaatgccttagcagaccaggtgctcaggagcagcagcagcagcaggccattgctttcacatcctgcacgtgagctcccaaaggcacctgctgggccactgtgagtagcagagagctggacgagatggactctggtctgatctagcaggctagttcttatgttcttatgggagagGGGTAAGAAACTCAAATTATTATCTTCCCCACTGACAatagtcataggccccttctgcacacgcaaaacaatgtgttttcaaaccactttcacaactgtttgcaagtggattttgccattccgcacagtttcaaagagcactgaaagcagtttgaaagtgcattattctgcatgtctttgaGGGGAGAATGCCCAATCTCTTTCTTAATTCCACTGATATAGCATTACAGAGTCTGTGGTCACTAGGCAACTATCCCTAAAGCCAACCTCCCATTATCATTCGTCAGGGATGAGAAAGTtagggggtagggaacctgacaCTTTTTTGTGTATGATGTCTGGTAAGCTCCTGCTATTATTACCTTCAGCCCACACTTGAAGCATTTAAAAGATCTCTCCTTTATTGAGCTATTTAATTCTGTTGAACAGCACAACTGGGACTGGATCTCTTTTTACAGTCTGAACATTTAAAAGGTTTACCATATGTATGGTTTCTCTGACGCATTTCAAGATGGCTACTGTGACTGATTGTCTTtgcacactctgggcattcagaAGGTTTCTTCCTTGTTTAGTTTCTTTGATTGCTTTGAAATCTGCTGCTGTGACTGAAACCCTTTCCACATTTCTCCCCTTTTATGGGttctttgatggctttgaagGTGGCCACTGCAACTGAATCTCTTCCCACATTCtggacattcaaaaggtttctcccccgtGTGGGTTCTTTCATGCACTTGAAGGTCGCCTctgcaactgaatctctttccacattctgggcattcaaaaggtttctcccccgtgtgggttctttgatgcttttgaagactgccactccgactaaatctctttctgcactctgagcattcaaaaggtttctccccagtgtggattcttcGATGCACTTGAAGGTCGCCTCTGTTACtgcatctctttccacactctgagcattcaaaaggtttctcccctgtgtgggttcgtTGATGCGTTCGAAgactgctactctgactgaatctctgtCCACACTCtggacattcaaaaggtttctccccagtgtggattcttcGATGCACTTGAAGGTCGCCTCTGTGACtgcatctctttccacactctgagcattcaaaaggtttctcccccgtgtgggttctttgatggccTTGAAGGGTGCCCctgcaactgaatctctttccacattctgggcattcaaaaggtttctccccagtgtggatcctttgatgcacttgaagactGCTACTGCGACTGAATCTCTGTCCAcattctgggcattcaaaaggtttctccccagtgtggattcttcGATGCACTTGAAGACTGCTactgcgactgaatctctttccacactctgagcattcaaaaggtttctctcccgtgtgggttctttgatggatTTGAAGGTTGCCACTGTGACAGactctctttccacattctgggcattcaagaggtttctcccctgtgtgggttctttgatggctttgaagGTGGCCACTgccactgaatctctttccacattttgggcattcaaaaggtttctccccagtgtggattctttgatgcatGTGAAGTTGgccactttgactgaatctctttccacattctgggcattcaaaaggtttctcccccgtGTGGGTTCTTTCATGCACTTGAAGGTGGTCAttgcgactgaatctctttccgcaTTCTGGACATTCAAAACGTTTCTCCCTCGTGTGGGTTCTTTCATGCACTTGAAGGTGGCTAttgcgactgaatctctttccacattctgggcattcaaaaggtttctcccctgtgtgggttctttgatgccttcGAAGGTTGTCCCTGCAACTGAAACTGtttccacattctgaacattcaaaacgtttctcccctgtgtgggttctttgatgcacgtGAAGTTGgccactttgactgaatctctttccacattctgggcattcaaaaggtttctcccctgtgtgggttctttcatGCCTTTGAAGGTTGCCCCTGCaactgaaactctttccacattctgaacattCAAAACGTTTCTTCCCTTTGTGGGTTCCTTGATGCACTTGAAGGCTGCAACTTTGTCTAAATCTCTTTCGACACAATGTGCGTTTAAAAGGTTTCTTCCGTGTGTGTATTTTTTGGTGAACAAGTAGATCTGATCTATATTTGAAGGACTTTCCACACCGAAAGCATTTATGTGCCTTTAATATACGGTTCATTGGATCATGTACCTTACCTTTTCTTCTACCAGAGAATGTTATTCCTGTCTCTTGGCAG of Sphaerodactylus townsendi isolate TG3544 linkage group LG03, MPM_Stown_v2.3, whole genome shotgun sequence contains these proteins:
- the LOC125428581 gene encoding oocyte zinc finger protein XlCOF6-like isoform X2 — protein: MRDPSVKLNPQFSEMGGALLEEREEPQTQQRVPDARSHGHEEGELIRSLGTGVETAAVPPVQSQVSLEEVAVYFSEAEWALLDLEQKALYREVMLEASESVACVGDEQWNKGDEEVRQLLPDKAKNEELVRHAKNQGGLNRQKGSLVVEKKDKNFHELIHPVGQTYKCLDCGLNSSDQTQYEIHLQMRSGKKTHKCLECGKSFLCREGILSHQKTHAGKKPYSFSYCGSSFSQKSNIVQCQRLHSGVKLLICQETGITFSGRRKGKVHDPMNRILKAHKCFRCGKSFKYRSDLLVHQKIHTRKKPFKRTLCRKRFRQSCSLQVHQGTHKGKKRFECSECGKSFSCRGNLQRHERTHTGEKPFECPECGKRFSQSGQLHVHQRTHTGEKRFECSECGNSFSCRDNLRRHQRTHTGEKPFECPECGKRFSRNSHLQVHERTHTREKRFECPECGKRFSRNDHLQVHERTHTGEKPFECPECGKRFSQSGQLHMHQRIHTGEKPFECPKCGKRFSGSGHLQSHQRTHTGEKPLECPECGKRVCHSGNLQIHQRTHTGEKPFECSECGKRFSRSSSLQVHRRIHTGEKPFECPECGQRFSRSSSLQVHQRIHTGEKPFECPECGKRFSCRGTLQGHQRTHTGEKPFECSECGKRCSHRGDLQVHRRIHTGEKPFECPECGQRFSQSSSLRTHQRTHTGEKPFECSECGKRCSNRGDLQVHRRIHTGEKPFECSECRKRFSRSGSLQKHQRTHTGEKPFECPECGKRFSCRGDLQVHERTHTGEKPFECPECGKRFSCSGHLQSHQRTHKRGEMWKGFQSQQQISKQSKKLNKEETF
- the LOC125428581 gene encoding oocyte zinc finger protein XlCOF6-like isoform X1 — its product is MRDPSVKLNPQFSEMGGALLEEREEPQTQQRVPDARSHGHEEGELIRSLGTGVETAAVPPVQSQVSLEEVAVYFSEAEWALLDLEQKALYREVMLEASESVACVAGDEQWNKGDEEVRQLLPDKAKNEELVRHAKNQGGLNRQKGSLVVEKKDKNFHELIHPVGQTYKCLDCGLNSSDQTQYEIHLQMRSGKKTHKCLECGKSFLCREGILSHQKTHAGKKPYSFSYCGSSFSQKSNIVQCQRLHSGVKLLICQETGITFSGRRKGKVHDPMNRILKAHKCFRCGKSFKYRSDLLVHQKIHTRKKPFKRTLCRKRFRQSCSLQVHQGTHKGKKRFECSECGKSFSCRGNLQRHERTHTGEKPFECPECGKRFSQSGQLHVHQRTHTGEKRFECSECGNSFSCRDNLRRHQRTHTGEKPFECPECGKRFSRNSHLQVHERTHTREKRFECPECGKRFSRNDHLQVHERTHTGEKPFECPECGKRFSQSGQLHMHQRIHTGEKPFECPKCGKRFSGSGHLQSHQRTHTGEKPLECPECGKRVCHSGNLQIHQRTHTGEKPFECSECGKRFSRSSSLQVHRRIHTGEKPFECPECGQRFSRSSSLQVHQRIHTGEKPFECPECGKRFSCRGTLQGHQRTHTGEKPFECSECGKRCSHRGDLQVHRRIHTGEKPFECPECGQRFSQSSSLRTHQRTHTGEKPFECSECGKRCSNRGDLQVHRRIHTGEKPFECSECRKRFSRSGSLQKHQRTHTGEKPFECPECGKRFSCRGDLQVHERTHTGEKPFECPECGKRFSCSGHLQSHQRTHKRGEMWKGFQSQQQISKQSKKLNKEETF
- the LOC125428581 gene encoding oocyte zinc finger protein XlCOF6-like isoform X6, which produces MRDPSVKLNPQFSEMGGALLEEREEPQTQQRVPDARSHGHEEGELIRSLGTGVETAAVPPVQSQVSLEEVAVYFSEAEWALLDLEQKALYREVMLEASESVACVAGDEQWNKGDEEVRQLLPDKAKNEELVRHAKNQGGLNRQKGSLVVEKKDKNFHELIHPVGQTYKCLDCGLNSSDQTQYEIHLQMRSGKKTHKCLECGKSFLCREGILSHQKTHAGKKPYSFSYCGSSFSQKSNIVQCQRLHSGVKLLICQETGITFSGRRKGKVHDPMNRILKAHKCFRCGKSFKYRSDLLVHQKIHTRKKPFKRTLCRKRFRQSCSLQVHQGTHKGKKRFECSECGKSFSCRGNLQRHERTHTGEKPFECPECGKRFSQSGQLHVHQRTHTGEKRFECSECGNSFSCRDNLRRHQRTHTGEKPFECPECGKRFSRNSHLQVHERTHTREKRFECPECGKRFSRNDHLQVHERTHTGEKPFECPECGKRFSQSGQLHMHQRIHTGEKPFECPKCGKRFSGSGHLQSHQRTHTGEKPLECPECGKRVCHSGNLQIHQRTHTGEKPFECSECGKRFSRSSSLQVHRRIHTGEKPFECPECGQRFSRSSSLQVHQRIHTGEKPFECPECGKRFSCRGTLQGHQRTHTGEKPFECSECGKRCSHRGDLQVHRRIHTGEKPFECPECGQRFSQSSSLRTHQRTHTGEKPFECSECGKRFSCSGHLQSHQRTHKRGEMWKGFQSQQQISKQSKKLNKEETF
- the LOC125428581 gene encoding zinc finger protein ZFP2-like isoform X3; this translates as MHSGKKTHKCLECGKSFLSREAILSHQKTHAEKKPYRFSDCGNSFSQKSDIVQHQRLHSGVKLLICQAIGITFSNRRKGKVHIPKNNIMKAHKCFWCGKYFQCRSDLLVHQTIHTGKKTFKCTLCGKRFRQSCSLQQHQRTHTREKPFKFSDYGKRLNQSINVQVHERTYTRKKPFQCSECGKRFNQSSSLQNHQETQRREKPFECSECGKRFSRSGHLQRHQRIHTGEKLFECSECGKRFRHSSSLQSHQRTHTGEKPFECSECGKRFNCHGHLQSHQRIHTGEKPFECSECGKRCSRRGDLQVHERIHMGEKPFECPECGQRFNQNSSLQTHQRTHTGKKCFECSECGKSFSCRGNLQKHQRTHTGEKPFECSECGKRFSRSGNLQVHQRTHTGEKPFECPECGKRFSRNSHLQVHERTHTREKRFECPECGKRFSRNDHLQVHERTHTGEKPFECPECGKRFSQSGQLHMHQRIHTGEKPFECPKCGKRFSGSGHLQSHQRTHTGEKPLECPECGKRVCHSGNLQIHQRTHTGEKPFECSECGKRFSRSSSLQVHRRIHTGEKPFECPECGQRFSRSSSLQVHQRIHTGEKPFECPECGKRFSCRGTLQGHQRTHTGEKPFECSECGKRCSHRGDLQVHRRIHTGEKPFECPECGQRFSQSSSLRTHQRTHTGEKPFECSECGKRCSNRGDLQVHRRIHTGEKPFECSECRKRFSRSGSLQKHQRTHTGEKPFECPECGKRFSCRGDLQVHERTHTGEKPFECPECGKRFSCSGHLQSHQRTHKRGEMWKGFQSQQQISKQSKKLNKEETF
- the LOC125428581 gene encoding oocyte zinc finger protein XlCOF6-like isoform X5, yielding MHSGKKTHKCLECGKSFLSREAILSHQKTHAEKKPYRFSDCGNSFSQKSDIVQHQRLHSGVKLLICQAIGITFSNRRKGKVHIPKNNIMKAHKCFWCGKYFQCRSDLLVHQTIHTGKKTFKCTLCGKRFRQSCSLQQHQRTHTREKPFKFSDYGKRLNQSINVQVHERTYTRKKPFQCSECGKRFNQSSSLQNHQETQRREKPFECSECGKRFSRSGHLQRHQRIHTGEKLFECSECGKRFRHSSSLQSHQRTHTGEKPFECSECGKRFNCHGHLQSHQRIHTGEKPFECSECGKRCSRRGDLQVHERIHMGEKPFECPECGQRFNQNSSLQTHQRTHTGEKPFECPECGKRFSRNSHLQVHERTHTREKRFECPECGKRFSRNDHLQVHERTHTGEKPFECPECGKRFSQSGQLHMHQRIHTGEKPFECPKCGKRFSGSGHLQSHQRTHTGEKPLECPECGKRVCHSGNLQIHQRTHTGEKPFECSECGKRFSRSSSLQVHRRIHTGEKPFECPECGQRFSRSSSLQVHQRIHTGEKPFECPECGKRFSCRGTLQGHQRTHTGEKPFECSECGKRCSHRGDLQVHRRIHTGEKPFECPECGQRFSQSSSLRTHQRTHTGEKPFECSECGKRCSNRGDLQVHRRIHTGEKPFECSECRKRFSRSGSLQKHQRTHTGEKPFECPECGKRFSCRGDLQVHERTHTGEKPFECPECGKRFSCSGHLQSHQRTHKRGEMWKGFQSQQQISKQSKKLNKEETF